Proteins encoded together in one Pseudoalteromonas xiamenensis window:
- a CDS encoding winged helix-turn-helix transcriptional regulator: MAKRSDCPISNVLDLVGDKWSLLILRDLLFFAKKSYSDLQNSDEKVASNILSSRLEKLEMDGLISKQQDEKDKRKKIYTLTEKGIDMLPILLEMILWSAKYSPDTNIPLALVTKASNDRDGLLEELRKRISIGD; the protein is encoded by the coding sequence ATGGCTAAACGTTCGGATTGTCCAATTTCAAATGTGTTGGATTTGGTTGGGGATAAATGGAGTTTATTGATCTTGCGCGACCTTCTGTTTTTTGCAAAAAAGTCCTATTCAGATTTACAAAATTCAGATGAAAAAGTGGCATCCAATATTTTGTCTAGTCGCTTAGAGAAATTAGAAATGGATGGTCTTATTTCAAAACAGCAGGATGAAAAAGATAAGCGAAAGAAAATCTATACACTGACGGAAAAAGGCATAGATATGCTACCAATTTTGTTGGAAATGATTCTCTGGAGTGCGAAATACAGCCCAGACACAAATATCCCACTGGCTTTGGTCACAAAAGCGAGTAACGATAGAGATGGATTGCTTGAAGAATTGCGAAAGCGAATCTCAATCGGTGATTGA